Proteins from a genomic interval of Sphingobacterium sp. SYP-B4668:
- a CDS encoding Na+/H+ antiporter subunit E, whose protein sequence is MIKHFLMNLLLSFIWVALTGSMYYSNFLFGFLLGFFILWIMNINESDHRYFYRVPKTLGFILYFLYEMIVANIQVAYDVITPKYFFKPGIVRYPLNAKTDFEINLLSMVISLTPGTLIMDVSEDKKSLYIHVMYLKDKDRFIEQIKNGFERRLLEIIR, encoded by the coding sequence ATGATAAAGCACTTTTTAATGAACCTGTTACTCTCCTTTATTTGGGTGGCATTGACGGGTTCGATGTATTATAGCAACTTTCTTTTTGGATTTCTATTAGGATTTTTTATCCTTTGGATTATGAATATCAATGAGTCAGATCATCGATATTTCTATCGGGTTCCGAAGACATTAGGCTTTATCTTATATTTTTTATACGAGATGATAGTTGCCAATATACAGGTTGCTTATGATGTGATTACACCCAAGTACTTTTTTAAACCGGGGATTGTACGATACCCATTGAATGCTAAGACAGATTTCGAGATCAACCTACTCTCCATGGTCATTTCCCTGACACCGGGCACATTGATTATGGACGTGAGTGAAGATAAAAAATCCCTGTACATCCACGTGATGTATCTGAAGGACAAAGACCGATTCATCGAACAGATCAAGAATGGTTTTGAAAGGAGATTATTAGAAATTATACGATGA
- the mnhG gene encoding monovalent cation/H(+) antiporter subunit G, with protein sequence MTDTFLAIFSTIGALAILFAAIGILRMPDFYLRLSVTVKAATLGVGLLLLCTAIIFPDVSVTTKAIAITFFLVLTAPVAAHMIGRAAYITHTPLWKGTIIDELKGKYDDETHELKGDEKE encoded by the coding sequence ATGACTGATACATTCTTGGCTATTTTTAGCACTATCGGTGCCCTAGCCATCCTATTTGCGGCTATTGGTATCCTTAGGATGCCGGATTTCTATCTACGACTGTCTGTTACCGTCAAAGCGGCGACACTTGGAGTAGGTCTACTCTTATTATGCACAGCGATTATCTTTCCAGATGTATCGGTGACGACCAAAGCCATCGCGATTACTTTTTTTCTGGTACTGACAGCACCAGTTGCAGCCCATATGATCGGACGAGCGGCGTACATCACCCATACTCCGTTGTGGAAAGGCACCATCATTGATGAACTCAAAGGGAAATATGACGATGAGACTCATGAGCTAAAGGGCGACGAGAAAGAATAA
- a CDS encoding monovalent cation/H+ antiporter complex subunit F, which produces MTLATYFDYIILPILTISVILTFIRLYKGPNIVDRVIALDLIITIGIGIITVYSIRTGQEVLLDVAIILALIAFLGTVAFAYYIEKKDHHD; this is translated from the coding sequence ATGACGCTAGCTACTTATTTTGATTATATTATACTACCGATACTGACTATTTCGGTTATTCTGACGTTCATACGCTTATACAAGGGTCCCAACATTGTGGATCGTGTGATTGCTTTGGACCTGATTATCACCATTGGTATCGGTATCATCACGGTGTATAGCATCCGAACAGGACAGGAGGTCTTGTTGGATGTGGCCATTATCCTTGCGCTGATCGCCTTTCTAGGCACGGTCGCCTTTGCTTACTATATTGAAAAAAAAGACCATCATGACTGA